In Streptomyces sp. NBC_00483, a single window of DNA contains:
- a CDS encoding ABC transporter ATP-binding protein: MTATDTVEHTAPLLEVTDLTVEFATQGGTLRAVDEVSWSLHRGKTLVVLGESGSGKSVSTQAITGILDSPPGRVRAGSALFDGQDLIAIPEKQRRRIIGSRISLVFQDALSALNPVHTVGRQIAELYQVHRGMSRKDAMRGAAVMLDRVGIPSARARVRDYPHEFSGGMRQRVMIAMALALGPEVLIADEPTTALDVTVQAQILELLEEIQQDSDMGVVLITHDLGVAAEIADDLVIMYAGRVIESGPTALVLGDPAHPYTQGLLRSMPSSEMKGLELPAIPGTPPNMLRLPTGCPFRPRCPKAIDLCATERPELSALSGGGPRKVACHLADTLDTTQTPSLAGGAS; this comes from the coding sequence ATGACCGCCACCGACACCGTCGAGCACACCGCCCCGCTGCTCGAAGTCACCGACCTCACCGTCGAGTTCGCCACACAGGGCGGCACCTTGCGCGCCGTCGACGAGGTCTCCTGGTCCCTGCACCGGGGCAAGACCCTCGTCGTCCTCGGCGAGTCCGGTTCCGGCAAGAGCGTCTCCACGCAGGCCATCACCGGCATCCTCGACTCACCGCCGGGCCGCGTCCGCGCGGGCAGCGCACTCTTCGACGGCCAGGACCTGATCGCGATCCCCGAGAAGCAGCGCCGCCGGATCATCGGCAGCCGCATCTCGCTCGTCTTCCAGGACGCCCTGTCCGCCCTCAACCCCGTGCACACGGTCGGCCGCCAGATCGCCGAGCTCTACCAGGTGCACCGCGGCATGTCCCGCAAGGACGCCATGCGCGGGGCCGCCGTCATGCTCGACCGGGTCGGCATCCCCAGTGCCCGTGCGCGGGTGCGCGACTACCCGCACGAGTTCTCCGGCGGCATGCGACAGCGCGTCATGATCGCCATGGCGCTCGCGCTCGGTCCCGAGGTGCTCATCGCCGACGAACCGACCACCGCGCTCGACGTCACCGTCCAGGCCCAGATCCTCGAACTCCTGGAGGAGATCCAGCAGGACAGTGACATGGGCGTCGTCCTCATCACCCACGACCTGGGCGTCGCCGCCGAGATCGCCGACGATCTCGTCATCATGTACGCGGGCCGGGTCATCGAATCGGGCCCCACCGCGCTCGTCCTCGGCGACCCGGCCCACCCTTACACCCAGGGCCTGCTGCGCTCGATGCCGTCGAGCGAGATGAAGGGACTCGAACTGCCCGCCATCCCCGGCACCCCGCCCAACATGCTGCGCCTGCCGACCGGCTGCCCCTTCAGGCCGCGCTGCCCCAAGGCGATCGACCTGTGCGCCACCGAGCGCCCCGAGCTGTCCGCCCTGTCGGGCGGCGGTCCCCGCAAGGTTGCCTGCCACCTCGCGGACACCCTCGACACCACGCAGACCCCTTCACTGGCCGGAGGTGCCTCATGA
- a CDS encoding cytochrome P450 family protein, with protein MTDPTQDPRFLRNPYPAYAAMRATCPVRPVPAGSAGRANYVVTGYKEAREALHDARLSKDTAAFFAGKESRRRLHPAVAHTMLASDPPQHTRLRKLVTKAFTTGAVARLRPFIARVTEELLDRWPVGEPFDFVAGLAVPLPVVVICELLGVPAADRPDVQRWSAELFAAGEPDVIDAASHAMAQYMTDLIAAKRLDAGGSLLDRLIAARDGEDRLSEHELVSLAVLLLVAGHETTTNALGNAVLALLRHPAQLDRLRRNPDDIPGAVDELLRFDSAVSTSTFRFTMESVTLGGTEIPAGVPVLVALGAANRDPARYPGPDELDLDRDAAAHLAFGHGIHRCVGAPLAKAEMELVLRAVLARFPELQLAVSVDELMWRRTRLVRGLSSLPVVASGTQLRTGE; from the coding sequence ATGACCGACCCGACCCAGGATCCCCGCTTCCTCCGGAACCCCTATCCGGCCTACGCGGCCATGCGGGCCACGTGTCCGGTGCGGCCCGTACCGGCCGGTTCCGCAGGCCGCGCCAACTACGTGGTCACCGGCTACAAGGAAGCCAGGGAAGCCCTCCACGACGCCCGGCTGTCGAAGGACACGGCCGCGTTCTTCGCGGGCAAGGAATCACGGCGACGTCTGCACCCCGCAGTCGCCCACACCATGCTCGCCAGCGACCCGCCCCAACACACCCGGCTTCGCAAGCTCGTGACGAAGGCGTTCACGACCGGGGCGGTCGCGCGACTGCGTCCGTTCATCGCGCGCGTCACCGAGGAGCTGCTGGACCGGTGGCCCGTCGGTGAACCGTTCGATTTCGTGGCCGGCCTGGCGGTGCCGCTCCCGGTCGTCGTGATCTGCGAACTGCTCGGGGTCCCGGCGGCCGACCGGCCCGACGTGCAGCGCTGGTCCGCGGAGCTGTTCGCGGCGGGGGAGCCCGATGTCATCGACGCGGCCTCGCACGCGATGGCGCAGTACATGACGGACCTGATCGCCGCCAAGCGCCTCGATGCCGGCGGTTCCCTCCTGGACCGGCTCATCGCCGCTCGCGACGGAGAAGACCGTCTGAGCGAGCACGAACTCGTCTCCCTGGCCGTCCTGTTGCTCGTGGCCGGACACGAAACCACCACCAACGCCCTCGGCAACGCCGTCCTGGCGCTGCTCCGGCACCCGGCACAACTGGATCGCCTGCGGCGAAACCCGGACGACATCCCCGGCGCCGTGGACGAACTCCTCCGCTTCGACTCCGCGGTGAGCACGTCCACCTTCCGGTTCACCATGGAGTCCGTCACGCTCGGCGGCACCGAAATCCCGGCAGGCGTACCGGTGTTGGTCGCCCTGGGTGCAGCCAACCGGGACCCGGCGCGGTACCCCGGACCGGACGAGCTGGATCTGGACCGGGACGCCGCCGCCCACCTCGCCTTCGGTCACGGCATTCACCGCTGTGTGGGCGCACCCCTGGCCAAGGCGGAGATGGAACTCGTGCTGCGAGCCGTTCTTGCACGCTTCCCGGAACTCCAACTGGCCGTATCGGTAGACGAGTTGATGTGGCGACGTACCCGCCTTGTCCGAGGCCTGTCGTCGCTTCCCGTTGTCGCTTCGGGGACGCAGCTCCGCACCGGCGAATAA
- a CDS encoding phosphotransferase family protein, which translates to MTLAWVGRFLEAGERIVRVEALHGGVTAEMRRLTVAARGGSTRQLVLRSFVDPFFVDRAEDALDREAGALALLEGATDVPAPGLLAVDPTAAHCEYPSLLMTCLPGRALLGGDGLAPRVRLLARQLAAIHAVCPSEQPPKYEALTTADTVVVPEGADAAAWAAAIDVIRAPAPPYEGRFLHRDFHLGNVLFDASPTRITGVVDWAGASWGPADLDVAHSCTNLALLHGPEWGQRFADAYEEAGGVLAADDGERLYWRVRDALAFSEEVHVVARPWREAGRTELTTRVVEERLDAYVTGLMARI; encoded by the coding sequence TTGACGCTTGCGTGGGTGGGGCGGTTCCTGGAGGCCGGAGAGCGCATCGTCCGCGTCGAGGCGCTGCACGGTGGTGTCACCGCCGAGATGCGGAGGCTGACCGTCGCCGCGCGGGGCGGATCCACCCGTCAACTGGTGTTGCGGAGTTTCGTGGACCCGTTCTTCGTGGATCGCGCCGAGGACGCGCTGGACCGGGAGGCCGGCGCGCTGGCACTCCTTGAGGGGGCGACCGACGTACCGGCCCCTGGGCTGCTCGCGGTCGATCCGACCGCGGCGCATTGCGAGTACCCCTCGCTCCTGATGACGTGTCTGCCGGGGCGTGCGCTTCTCGGCGGTGACGGGCTGGCGCCGCGGGTCCGGCTGCTCGCGCGGCAGCTCGCGGCGATTCATGCGGTGTGCCCGAGCGAACAGCCCCCGAAGTACGAGGCGTTGACCACCGCCGACACCGTCGTGGTCCCCGAGGGCGCCGACGCTGCCGCGTGGGCCGCGGCCATCGACGTCATCCGTGCGCCCGCGCCGCCCTACGAAGGGCGTTTCCTGCACCGGGACTTCCACCTCGGCAACGTACTGTTCGACGCGTCCCCGACCCGGATCACCGGCGTCGTCGACTGGGCCGGGGCCTCCTGGGGCCCGGCAGATCTCGACGTGGCACACAGCTGCACCAACCTCGCGTTGCTGCACGGGCCGGAGTGGGGACAGCGGTTCGCCGACGCGTACGAGGAGGCCGGTGGGGTGCTCGCCGCGGACGACGGCGAGCGGCTGTACTGGCGGGTGCGGGATGCGCTGGCGTTCTCGGAAGAGGTGCACGTGGTGGCGCGGCCGTGGCGGGAGGCCGGGAGGACGGAGCTGACGACGCGGGTCGTGGAGGAGCGGCTGGATGCCTACGTCACGGGCCTGATGGCACGGATCTGA
- a CDS encoding cysteine desulfurase encodes MGFDVDAVRKDFPILGRTMDGGAPLVYLDSGATTQKPLQVLDAERDFYLHHNAAVHRGTHQLADEATEAYENARHTVAGFIGAADDEVVFTKSTTEGINLVAYALENARRIGPGDRIVVTEMEHHANLVPWQQLAERTGASLDWFGLTDEGRLDLSRADELLDERTKVLALTRQSNVLGTLNPVRELADRAHAHDTLVVVDGAQSVPHRPVDVHALGADFLAFSGHKMLGPSGVGVLWGRRELLAELPPFLTGGSMIEVVEMDHSTFLPPPQRFEAGVPMAAQAVGLAAAMDYLTALDMNEVVAHEDRLTEHALRLLAEIPGVHIVGPGDLRDRGSAVSFTVDDIHPHDVGQILDERGIAVRVGHHCARPIVRRYGIPATTRASFYLYNTHAEVEALAEGVREAQRFFAR; translated from the coding sequence GTGGGCTTCGACGTCGACGCAGTGCGCAAGGACTTCCCGATTCTCGGGCGCACGATGGACGGTGGCGCGCCCCTCGTCTACCTCGACTCCGGCGCCACCACCCAGAAACCGCTCCAAGTCCTCGACGCCGAGCGGGACTTCTACCTGCACCACAATGCGGCCGTCCACCGCGGCACCCACCAACTCGCCGACGAGGCCACCGAGGCGTACGAGAACGCCCGGCACACGGTCGCGGGCTTCATCGGCGCGGCGGACGACGAGGTCGTGTTCACCAAGAGCACCACCGAGGGCATCAACCTCGTCGCGTACGCCCTGGAGAACGCCCGCCGGATCGGTCCCGGCGACCGCATCGTGGTGACGGAGATGGAACACCACGCCAACCTGGTGCCGTGGCAGCAACTGGCCGAACGCACGGGCGCGTCCCTCGACTGGTTCGGCCTCACCGACGAAGGCCGCCTCGACCTGAGCCGCGCCGACGAACTCCTCGACGAGCGCACGAAGGTCCTCGCCCTCACCCGCCAGTCCAACGTCCTCGGCACCCTCAACCCCGTACGGGAACTCGCCGATCGGGCCCACGCGCACGACACGCTGGTCGTGGTCGACGGCGCCCAGTCCGTCCCGCACCGCCCGGTCGACGTCCACGCCCTCGGCGCCGATTTCCTCGCCTTCTCCGGCCACAAGATGCTGGGCCCCAGCGGCGTCGGCGTGCTGTGGGGGCGCCGCGAACTCCTCGCCGAACTACCGCCGTTCCTCACGGGCGGCTCGATGATCGAGGTCGTCGAGATGGACCACTCCACGTTCCTCCCGCCGCCGCAGCGCTTCGAGGCCGGCGTCCCGATGGCGGCCCAGGCGGTGGGTCTGGCGGCGGCCATGGATTACCTGACGGCCCTCGACATGAACGAGGTGGTGGCCCACGAGGACCGCCTCACCGAACACGCCCTGCGCCTCCTGGCCGAAATCCCCGGCGTCCACATCGTCGGCCCCGGCGATCTGCGCGACCGCGGCTCGGCCGTCTCCTTCACCGTCGACGACATCCACCCGCACGACGTCGGCCAGATCCTCGACGAACGCGGCATCGCCGTCCGCGTGGGCCACCACTGCGCCCGCCCGATCGTGCGCCGCTACGGCATCCCCGCGACGACCCGGGCGTCCTTCTACCTCTACAACACGCACGCGGAGGTCGAGGCCCTCGCCGAGGGTGTCCGCGAGGCGCAGAGGTTCTTCGCGAGGTGA
- a CDS encoding dipeptidase encodes MTATATAPSRDTPLVIDGLQCGPYDRDVFLQLRAGGVTCATATVAFWEDAVETMDALAAWNDLLAANADLVVPARTAADIERAKEQGRTAILLGAQNASPLQGRLGFVRLFHDMGLRVMQLTYNNNTEFGGSCYEESDPGLTRFGREVVREMNAVGMLVDLSHSGERTRRDAIEHSALPVALTHANPRSLYDHPRNADDATLKALAARDGVVGLATYRSICGHYARTLDDWCAMVARTVDLVGARHVAIGTDLSPRAGAAEFTWMRKGRWTRGEQRGADLGTSPASDTDTDTDTDTTEWLTDASGLAQVADRLVDFGFAPDEAHAVVGGNWLRLYSAVFESERPTGDDI; translated from the coding sequence ATGACCGCCACCGCTACCGCCCCCAGCCGGGACACACCCCTCGTCATCGACGGCCTGCAATGCGGCCCCTACGACCGCGACGTCTTCCTCCAACTGCGCGCGGGCGGCGTGACCTGCGCGACGGCCACGGTCGCGTTCTGGGAGGACGCGGTCGAGACCATGGACGCGCTGGCCGCCTGGAACGACCTCCTCGCCGCCAACGCCGACCTGGTCGTGCCCGCACGCACCGCCGCCGACATCGAACGGGCGAAGGAGCAGGGCCGCACCGCCATCCTCCTGGGGGCGCAGAACGCCAGCCCGCTCCAGGGCCGGCTCGGATTCGTCCGGCTCTTTCACGACATGGGGCTGCGCGTGATGCAGCTGACGTACAACAACAACACCGAGTTCGGGGGCTCCTGTTACGAGGAGTCCGACCCGGGACTCACCCGCTTCGGCCGTGAAGTGGTGCGCGAGATGAACGCGGTCGGCATGCTGGTCGACCTCTCGCACTCCGGCGAGCGCACCCGGCGGGACGCCATCGAGCACTCCGCGCTGCCGGTGGCCCTCACCCACGCCAACCCCCGTTCCCTGTACGACCATCCGCGCAACGCGGACGACGCCACGCTCAAGGCGCTCGCCGCGCGGGACGGGGTCGTGGGCCTCGCCACGTACCGCTCGATCTGTGGGCACTACGCGCGCACCTTGGACGACTGGTGCGCGATGGTGGCCCGCACGGTCGACCTGGTCGGTGCCCGGCATGTGGCCATCGGCACGGACCTGAGCCCGAGGGCGGGGGCGGCGGAGTTCACGTGGATGCGCAAGGGGCGCTGGACACGCGGCGAACAGCGCGGCGCGGACCTCGGCACCTCTCCCGCCTCCGACACCGACACCGACACCGACACCGACACCACGGAGTGGCTCACCGACGCCTCCGGCCTCGCCCAAGTCGCCGACAGGCTGGTCGACTTCGGCTTCGCACCCGACGAGGCGCACGCGGTGGTCGGAGGCAACTGGCTGCGCCTCTACTCCGCCGTTTTCGAAAGCGAAAGGCCGACGGGCGATGACATCTGA
- a CDS encoding IclR family transcriptional regulator, which produces MNTVTSAATPGPPRPATPPLATVLKALALLDSLADATEPVRVSSLARAMGTSRAETHRQLVTLEAAGWMEQLPDGSYRLTLRPAHLGHAALRQAGIGERTAPLLERAARQAGEVVSIAVLDTDTARVVQRADPGRSLHATLLLGDRLSLTSSASGRLLAALCAQDITEPLRDRGIALPDADELGLINGTRWATSTDDEQDGIAALAVPLCRPGNQVVAALSVHGPRERITTADALAVLRPTAHEIEQLLRLDTSGALGLHG; this is translated from the coding sequence ATGAATACTGTGACAAGCGCCGCGACGCCGGGGCCGCCACGGCCCGCCACGCCTCCCCTGGCCACGGTCCTGAAGGCCTTGGCCCTGCTCGACTCCCTGGCCGACGCGACGGAGCCCGTCCGGGTCTCGTCCCTCGCCCGGGCCATGGGCACATCGCGGGCCGAGACACACCGCCAGCTGGTCACCTTGGAGGCGGCCGGCTGGATGGAACAACTCCCGGACGGCTCCTACCGGTTGACGCTGCGCCCGGCCCACCTGGGACACGCCGCCCTGCGCCAGGCCGGCATCGGCGAACGCACGGCTCCGCTGCTGGAGCGCGCCGCGCGGCAGGCGGGCGAGGTCGTCAGCATCGCCGTGCTCGACACGGACACCGCGCGGGTCGTCCAGCGCGCCGATCCGGGCCGGTCCCTGCACGCCACGCTGCTCCTCGGCGACCGGCTCAGCCTGACCTCCAGTGCTTCCGGACGCCTGCTCGCGGCGCTGTGCGCGCAGGACATCACGGAACCGCTGCGGGATCGGGGCATCGCCCTGCCCGATGCCGACGAACTCGGCCTCATCAACGGAACCCGGTGGGCGACGTCCACCGACGACGAGCAGGACGGCATCGCCGCACTCGCCGTCCCGCTGTGCCGCCCCGGCAACCAGGTCGTCGCGGCGCTCAGCGTTCACGGACCACGCGAGCGCATCACGACGGCCGACGCACTCGCCGTACTGCGACCCACCGCCCACGAGATCGAGCAGCTGCTCCGGCTCGACACCAGTGGTGCCCTCGGCCTGCACGGCTGA
- a CDS encoding MFS transporter, whose product MTSEQTANMPRKPAQVPDPNPAATVPPPPDDPDARAARLTARIDRLPMTWVQGRILTQGGLSTTLDGLDLGIMSFLLPLITTAFALTGSEQGMIASATLAGALVGDLSLALLGNRVGRKPLLLWSLVLYSGCTLLSAAAPDYGFLLALRFLAGVGVGINVNVVIPYLAEFAPRAKRATYVGSLAGFFGLGYVLAALVGTFVVARVDHGWRWGLVLVGLPVILALWWRRNLPESPRYLLLKGRDDEAEAVVTRLEESVLARTGAPLPAPEPPGTTARDEDLGAAAQFAGLWRGPYLRQTIVVWSMFFVASFAYYGFLTFLPSMLLDRGMSITDSFSYALLVEVAQVLGYYPAAWLADRTDRKWSIVTCLAASTLCAFLVSQAETDLSVLVLSLLLGFFLNGLYAPLYTYLPEVYPTQLRSMAAATSDAFSRIGGIVAPMLIGTMYATLRFTGVFSLICAVLAAGCVLTLTLSTATKGRSLETLSGSAS is encoded by the coding sequence ATGACATCTGAGCAGACCGCGAACATGCCACGGAAACCGGCACAGGTTCCGGACCCGAATCCGGCCGCAACAGTGCCGCCGCCCCCGGACGATCCGGACGCACGCGCCGCCCGGCTGACCGCCCGCATCGACCGGCTCCCCATGACATGGGTGCAGGGCCGCATCCTCACGCAGGGCGGACTCAGCACCACCCTGGACGGGCTCGACCTGGGCATCATGTCCTTCCTGCTCCCGCTGATCACCACGGCGTTTGCGCTCACCGGCAGCGAGCAGGGCATGATCGCGAGCGCGACGCTGGCCGGCGCGCTCGTGGGTGACCTGTCGCTGGCACTCCTGGGCAACCGGGTGGGCCGCAAGCCGCTGCTCCTGTGGTCGCTGGTCCTGTACAGCGGCTGCACACTGCTGTCGGCGGCCGCCCCCGACTACGGCTTCCTCCTGGCCCTGCGCTTCCTCGCGGGTGTCGGAGTGGGGATCAACGTCAACGTCGTGATCCCGTACCTGGCCGAGTTCGCGCCACGCGCGAAGCGAGCCACCTACGTCGGTTCCCTCGCCGGGTTCTTCGGCCTGGGGTACGTACTGGCCGCTCTGGTGGGCACCTTCGTCGTGGCCCGGGTCGACCACGGGTGGCGCTGGGGCCTGGTCCTCGTGGGCCTGCCCGTGATCCTCGCCCTGTGGTGGCGGCGCAATCTGCCGGAGTCGCCGCGCTACCTGCTGCTCAAGGGCCGCGACGACGAGGCCGAGGCGGTGGTGACCAGACTGGAGGAATCGGTCCTCGCACGCACCGGCGCGCCCCTCCCCGCCCCCGAGCCGCCAGGGACGACCGCACGCGACGAAGACCTGGGCGCGGCGGCGCAGTTCGCCGGCCTGTGGCGGGGCCCGTACCTGCGCCAGACGATCGTCGTATGGAGCATGTTCTTCGTCGCGAGCTTCGCCTACTACGGATTCCTGACGTTCCTGCCCAGCATGCTGCTCGACCGGGGCATGAGCATCACCGACAGCTTCAGCTACGCGCTGCTTGTCGAGGTCGCCCAGGTGCTCGGCTACTACCCCGCGGCCTGGCTCGCCGACCGGACGGACCGCAAGTGGTCGATCGTGACGTGCCTCGCCGCGTCCACGCTCTGCGCCTTCCTCGTCTCGCAGGCCGAGACCGACCTCTCGGTCCTCGTCCTCAGCCTGCTCCTCGGCTTCTTCCTCAACGGCCTCTACGCACCGCTGTACACCTACCTCCCGGAGGTCTACCCGACGCAGCTGCGCTCGATGGCGGCGGCCACGTCGGACGCCTTCAGCCGGATCGGCGGCATCGTCGCGCCCATGCTCATCGGCACGATGTACGCCACCCTCCGCTTCACCGGCGTCTTCAGCCTCATCTGCGCGGTCCTCGCCGCGGGCTGCGTCCTCACGCTCACCCTGTCCACGGCCACGAAGGGCCGCTCACTGGAGACGCTGTCCGGGTCGGCGTCATAG
- a CDS encoding CGNR zinc finger domain-containing protein produces the protein MDHADPVYLRQPPVPGEERFLSLALVNTRFDLSHGAVDLLDDTEAAHLWLVRHELLTDRTALNGRQHGRLLGLREAVRTLLRARTEGAGPPPAEALATLNSALAAAPSTPRLAWSTTGPHRADTPDTGNPVAAALSQLADDATDLLVGTEAERLTECAAQNCARWFLRSHGARRWCTTRCGNRVRAARSYAARKQQ, from the coding sequence GTGGATCATGCCGACCCTGTCTATCTGCGCCAGCCACCGGTCCCCGGAGAGGAGCGGTTCCTCTCGCTTGCCCTGGTCAACACGCGGTTCGACCTCAGCCACGGCGCCGTCGACCTGCTCGACGACACCGAGGCCGCCCATCTGTGGCTCGTCCGGCACGAGTTGCTGACCGACCGGACCGCGTTGAACGGGCGGCAGCACGGGCGGCTGCTGGGTCTGCGCGAGGCCGTACGCACTCTGCTGCGGGCGCGCACCGAAGGCGCAGGGCCACCTCCCGCCGAGGCCCTCGCCACCCTCAACTCCGCGCTCGCCGCGGCCCCTTCGACCCCACGGCTGGCCTGGTCCACCACCGGCCCGCACCGCGCCGACACCCCGGACACCGGCAACCCGGTCGCGGCCGCGCTCTCCCAACTGGCCGACGACGCCACCGACCTCCTCGTCGGCACGGAGGCCGAGCGCCTCACCGAATGCGCCGCCCAGAACTGCGCCCGCTGGTTCCTGCGCTCCCACGGCGCCCGCCGCTGGTGCACGACGCGCTGCGGGAACCGCGTACGGGCGGCCCGGTCCTACGCGGCGCGCAAGCAGCAGTGA
- a CDS encoding ABC transporter ATP-binding protein yields MSDVLLQATGLAKHYDTAPRLRPGRAKSLVRAVDGVDIELRKGESLGIVGESGCGKSTLLRLLCALERPTAGSLTFDGQDVGRLRGAALRRWRRRVQVVFQDPYASLNPRMRVRDIIGEGYDVHPDAVPKQGRRHRVEELLELVGLEPAHADRFPHQFSGGQRQRIGIARGIALGPDVLLCDEPVSALDLSVQAQVVNLLLRLQRELGLSLVFVSHDLGVVRHISDRIAVMYLGKVAEYADASHLYERPAHPYTQALLSAEPSLDRIRKPDAPRRRRIVLAGDPPSPVNPPSGCRFHTRCPVVRDVCRHTEPELEQVAGRLAACHFAEELLGADAL; encoded by the coding sequence ATGAGTGACGTACTCCTCCAGGCGACCGGCCTGGCCAAGCACTACGACACCGCGCCCCGGCTGCGGCCCGGACGCGCCAAGTCCCTGGTGCGTGCCGTCGACGGCGTCGACATCGAACTGCGCAAGGGGGAATCCCTCGGCATCGTCGGCGAGTCCGGCTGCGGCAAGTCGACCCTGCTGCGCCTGCTGTGCGCGCTGGAGCGGCCCACCGCCGGCAGCCTCACCTTCGACGGCCAGGACGTCGGCCGGCTGCGCGGCGCCGCACTGCGCCGCTGGCGACGCCGCGTCCAGGTGGTGTTCCAGGACCCGTACGCCTCGCTCAACCCGCGCATGCGCGTACGAGACATCATCGGAGAGGGCTACGACGTCCATCCCGACGCCGTCCCTAAGCAGGGGCGCCGCCACCGGGTCGAGGAACTGCTCGAACTGGTGGGCCTGGAGCCCGCGCACGCCGACCGTTTCCCGCACCAGTTCTCCGGCGGACAGCGTCAGCGCATCGGCATCGCCCGGGGTATCGCCCTCGGCCCCGACGTCCTCCTGTGCGACGAACCCGTCTCGGCCCTCGACCTGTCCGTACAGGCCCAAGTGGTCAACCTACTGCTGCGCCTGCAAAGGGAGTTGGGCCTCAGTCTGGTCTTCGTCTCCCACGACCTCGGCGTCGTACGCCACATCTCCGACCGGATCGCGGTCATGTACCTGGGCAAGGTGGCCGAGTACGCCGACGCCTCCCACCTCTACGAACGCCCCGCGCACCCCTACACCCAGGCACTGCTGTCGGCCGAGCCGTCCCTCGACCGGATCCGCAAGCCCGACGCCCCGCGCCGTCGCCGCATCGTCCTCGCCGGCGACCCGCCGTCGCCGGTCAACCCGCCTTCGGGGTGCCGGTTCCACACACGGTGTCCGGTGGTGCGGGATGTGTGCCGACACACCGAGCCGGAACTGGAGCAGGTGGCCGGGCGGCTGGCGGCATGTCACTTCGCGGAGGAGCTGCTCGGCGCGGACGCTCTATGA
- a CDS encoding YncE family protein: protein MSSLNRRVHRTAASAVALVSCTAFTPTEAAATAGSTLMSAPLAPGLYQSAYSERNDVLWATSSVGQPPAPVTDSRLVRLDPDTLEVEATHPTPLDDGDGTIEAAYGIDVDDEHNTVWVTNTRNDSIAVYSQKTGRHLATVPGVAHAREIVVDEKRDTVWATAFGTGSVVGFNTRTYEETRRVTVEGAGPTGLAVNERTGAVHATDFTHDRIIQITPGSSEPRLLPTGDGPLSIALSANGRTAYTADQGAGGVSVVDLRKGAVVRSITTGEGAKSLAAVRRSARVLVVNRLADCVSVVDTRSGAVKETIGTNALPNHVHMSDASAYVLDKSASGPKGEDHVTRIDVAR from the coding sequence ATGTCCTCGCTCAACAGACGCGTCCACCGCACCGCGGCGAGCGCCGTCGCCCTGGTGTCCTGCACCGCGTTCACGCCGACGGAAGCCGCCGCTACGGCCGGTTCGACGCTCATGTCCGCGCCGCTCGCCCCCGGCCTCTACCAGTCCGCGTACTCCGAGAGGAACGACGTGCTCTGGGCGACCAGCTCGGTGGGGCAGCCGCCGGCGCCGGTCACGGACTCGCGGCTGGTGCGCCTCGACCCCGACACACTCGAGGTCGAGGCGACCCACCCGACACCCCTCGACGACGGCGACGGCACCATCGAAGCGGCCTACGGCATCGATGTGGACGACGAGCACAACACGGTGTGGGTCACGAACACACGCAACGACAGCATCGCCGTCTATAGCCAGAAGACGGGCCGCCACCTCGCGACCGTGCCGGGCGTCGCGCACGCGCGCGAGATCGTCGTCGACGAGAAGCGCGACACCGTCTGGGCCACGGCCTTCGGCACCGGCTCGGTCGTCGGCTTCAACACCCGTACGTACGAGGAGACCCGGCGCGTAACCGTCGAGGGGGCGGGCCCGACGGGCCTCGCGGTGAACGAACGCACGGGAGCGGTCCACGCCACCGATTTCACGCACGACCGCATCATCCAGATCACCCCCGGCTCCTCCGAACCGCGCCTCCTCCCTACGGGCGACGGCCCCCTCTCCATAGCCTTGTCGGCGAACGGCCGGACCGCCTACACCGCCGACCAGGGCGCGGGTGGTGTGTCCGTCGTGGACCTGCGCAAGGGGGCGGTCGTCAGGTCGATAACCACCGGGGAGGGTGCCAAGTCCCTTGCCGCAGTGAGGCGTTCGGCGCGTGTGTTGGTCGTCAACCGGCTCGCCGACTGCGTCTCCGTCGTCGACACACGGTCGGGAGCGGTCAAGGAGACGATCGGCACCAACGCGCTCCCCAATCATGTGCACATGAGCGACGCGAGCGCGTACGTCCTGGACAAGTCGGCCTCCGGGCCCAAGGGCGAGGACCATGTCACCCGGATCGACGTGGCCCGCTGA
- a CDS encoding ribosomal protein L7/L12: MDSAAILILLVGVLIAIGTIERKVDRADRRTARVERKLDLVIEHLGIETGTLVPGLDGVRALVRDGKKIEAIKAYREATGVGLKEAKDEVDRIESGQS; encoded by the coding sequence ATGGACAGCGCAGCAATACTCATCCTCCTGGTCGGTGTGCTCATCGCGATCGGCACCATCGAGCGCAAGGTCGACCGTGCCGACCGCAGGACCGCCCGCGTCGAGCGGAAGCTGGATCTGGTCATCGAGCACCTGGGAATCGAGACCGGCACGCTCGTCCCGGGTCTCGACGGCGTACGCGCCCTGGTGCGGGACGGCAAGAAGATCGAGGCGATCAAGGCCTACCGCGAGGCGACCGGCGTGGGCCTCAAGGAGGCCAAGGACGAGGTCGACCGCATCGAGTCCGGCCAGAGCTGA